Proteins from a single region of Campylobacter sp. RM16704:
- a CDS encoding aryl-sulfate sulfotransferase: MSKILSTILLTSSIMIVTSNTALAIGGPSGTNSYKAAGQIGAIYMNPYKVAPLTAIISNGGYSLTDVEVVVNAKTKNGVDIKYKVSNNEARQHGGIPIWGLYPDYINEVIVKYKRNGKAIKETYKIYAPPVYAKGPGVDQKNVFPKAKVIKTDKKFRDSLYLINHLMRAPLSNAAQAVWNNPVGGAMEWDLEAYVWIIDSNGDIRWYLKTDEIRDPDNIYKKGNMMGFFQTKDGALLWGMGQRYMKYDLMGREIFNRRLPLDYIDFSHHIEETSKGNYLLRVASADYKRSDGKNVRTVRDVIVELDPNGKVVDEWKTFEILDPYRSTNILVLDQGAVCLNVDASKAGTTASKEELEDPNMPWGDVTGVGAGRNWAHINSVNYDPNDDSIILSVRHQSAVIKIGRDKKIKWILSAFDGWEDKFKPYLLQPIDKNGKKIFCENSKCPGYENEEGGFDFTWTQHTAYLIPSMSKKGISYVSVFDNGDTRGMHQPAFSTQKYSRAVVYKIDENKRTVEQVWEYGKQRGFDWYSPITSVSQYFPNTQSMFIYSATAGLGKFLLNQGETMPILNEIDYKSGKELVEIRFEGMGASIGYRALPINLNKAFE, encoded by the coding sequence ATGAGTAAGATTTTAAGTACGATATTGCTTACTAGTTCTATTATGATTGTTACTTCAAATACAGCCTTGGCTATTGGAGGTCCAAGCGGGACAAACTCTTATAAAGCAGCTGGACAGATAGGAGCTATTTATATGAATCCTTATAAAGTAGCTCCTTTGACTGCTATTATTTCAAATGGTGGTTATAGTTTAACTGATGTAGAGGTTGTTGTAAATGCAAAAACTAAAAATGGAGTTGATATAAAATATAAAGTTTCAAATAATGAAGCTAGACAACATGGAGGAATTCCTATTTGGGGTCTTTATCCTGATTATATTAACGAGGTTATCGTAAAATATAAAAGAAATGGAAAAGCTATAAAAGAAACTTATAAAATTTATGCACCACCAGTTTATGCAAAAGGACCAGGAGTTGATCAAAAAAATGTTTTTCCAAAAGCAAAAGTTATAAAGACTGATAAAAAATTTAGAGATAGTCTTTATTTGATTAATCATTTAATGCGTGCACCTTTATCAAATGCAGCGCAAGCTGTTTGGAATAACCCAGTAGGTGGCGCTATGGAATGGGACTTAGAAGCTTATGTTTGGATTATAGATTCTAATGGTGATATAAGATGGTATTTAAAAACTGATGAAATTAGAGATCCTGATAATATTTACAAAAAAGGTAATATGATGGGATTTTTTCAAACTAAAGATGGTGCTCTTTTGTGGGGAATGGGTCAAAGATATATGAAATATGATTTGATGGGTAGAGAAATTTTTAATCGTCGATTACCACTTGATTATATTGATTTTTCACATCATATCGAAGAAACATCTAAAGGTAATTATCTTTTAAGAGTTGCTTCTGCTGATTATAAGCGTTCTGATGGAAAAAATGTTCGTACCGTAAGAGATGTTATTGTTGAACTTGATCCTAATGGTAAAGTTGTTGATGAATGGAAAACATTTGAAATCTTAGATCCTTATCGTTCTACGAATATTTTAGTACTTGATCAAGGTGCTGTTTGTTTAAATGTTGATGCTAGTAAAGCAGGAACAACAGCTTCTAAGGAAGAATTAGAAGATCCTAATATGCCTTGGGGAGATGTTACTGGCGTTGGTGCTGGAAGAAATTGGGCACATATTAATAGTGTTAATTATGATCCAAATGATGATAGTATTATTCTTTCTGTGCGTCATCAAAGTGCAGTAATAAAAATTGGACGAGATAAAAAAATCAAATGGATTTTAAGTGCTTTTGATGGTTGGGAAGATAAGTTTAAACCCTATTTGCTTCAACCAATTGATAAAAATGGTAAAAAGATATTTTGTGAAAATAGTAAATGCCCAGGTTATGAAAATGAAGAAGGTGGTTTTGATTTTACTTGGACTCAACATACAGCGTATTTAATTCCTAGTATGTCAAAAAAAGGAATAAGTTATGTTTCTGTTTTTGACAATGGAGATACAAGAGGTATGCATCAACCCGCTTTTTCTACTCAAAAATATAGTCGAGCGGTTGTTTATAAAATTGATGAAAACAAAAGAACAGTTGAACAAGTTTGGGAATATGGAAAACAAAGAGGATTTGATTGGTATTCTCCTATAACTTCAGTTTCGCAATATTTTCCAAATACACAGAGTATGTTTATTTATTCAGCAACAGCTGGACTTGGAAAATTTCTTTTAAATCAAGGCGAAACTATGCCAATTCTTAATGAAATAGATTATAAAAGTGGTAAAGAACTTGTTGAAATTCGTTTTGAGGGAATGGGAGCAAGTATAGGATATAGAGCTTTGCCAATCAATCTTAATAAAGCTTTTGAATAA
- a CDS encoding anaerobic C4-dicarboxylate transporter, whose protein sequence is MEMLTSLSEGTQFSIQLAVVLICLFYGAKKGGIALGLLGGIGLLVLSFGFAVAPGKPSIDVMLTILAVVVASATLQASGGLDVMLQIAEKVLRKNPKFLTILAPFVTCFLTMLCGTGHVVYTMMPIIYDIAIKNGIRPERPMAASSISSQLGVIASPVSVAVVSLTALLLNPEINKNPLAGFDGYVDLLAITIPSTLVGVLAIGIFSWFRGKDLDKDEDFQERIKDPEQKEYIYGDSKTLLGQKLPTIQWVAMWIFLGAIAIVAILGAFPELRPQFTSKGVTKPMNMVATIQMFMLLAGAALIIFTKLDASKIAKNEIFKSGMIALVAVFGISWMADTMFAVHTPMMKESLGNIVINHPWTYAVMLLLISKFVNSQAAAIAAFVPLALGIGVEPGIIVAFAAACYGYYILPTYPSDLATIQFDRSGTTKIGKFVINHSFILPGLIGVIVSCIVGYFLALSFGYL, encoded by the coding sequence ATGGAAATGCTAACCAGCCTTAGTGAAGGCACTCAATTTAGTATTCAATTAGCCGTAGTACTCATTTGTCTTTTTTATGGAGCAAAAAAGGGTGGTATAGCCTTAGGTTTACTAGGAGGTATAGGATTATTAGTTCTAAGTTTTGGTTTTGCTGTTGCACCTGGAAAACCTTCAATTGATGTTATGTTAACCATTTTAGCTGTTGTTGTTGCAAGTGCAACTTTACAAGCTAGTGGTGGTCTAGATGTAATGCTACAAATTGCAGAAAAAGTTTTAAGAAAAAATCCTAAATTCTTAACTATTTTAGCTCCTTTTGTAACTTGTTTTCTTACCATGCTTTGTGGAACAGGACATGTAGTTTACACTATGATGCCTATTATTTATGATATTGCCATTAAAAATGGAATTCGTCCAGAAAGACCGATGGCTGCTTCAAGTATATCATCTCAACTTGGAGTTATTGCAAGTCCTGTTTCAGTTGCTGTTGTAAGTTTAACTGCTTTACTTTTAAATCCAGAAATTAACAAAAATCCACTAGCAGGTTTTGATGGTTATGTAGATTTACTTGCTATTACCATACCTTCTACTTTAGTCGGTGTTTTAGCTATAGGAATTTTTTCTTGGTTTAGAGGAAAAGATCTTGATAAAGATGAAGATTTTCAAGAAAGAATTAAAGATCCAGAGCAAAAAGAATATATCTATGGCGATAGCAAGACTCTTCTTGGTCAAAAACTTCCAACTATTCAATGGGTAGCTATGTGGATTTTCTTAGGTGCTATTGCAATAGTAGCTATACTCGGGGCCTTCCCAGAACTTAGACCTCAATTTACCTCAAAAGGTGTAACAAAACCTATGAATATGGTTGCAACCATACAAATGTTTATGCTTTTAGCAGGTGCAGCACTAATCATATTTACAAAACTTGATGCAAGTAAAATTGCTAAAAATGAAATTTTTAAATCAGGTATGATAGCCTTAGTTGCAGTTTTTGGAATTTCTTGGATGGCAGATACTATGTTTGCAGTTCATACTCCTATGATGAAAGAATCTTTAGGTAATATTGTTATAAATCACCCATGGACTTATGCTGTTATGCTTTTACTTATCTCTAAATTTGTTAATTCCCAAGCAGCTGCAATTGCAGCATTTGTTCCTCTTGCTTTAGGAATTGGAGTTGAACCGGGTATTATTGTAGCTTTTGCAGCAGCTTGCTATGGATATTATATTTTACCAACTTATCCAAGTGACTTAGCTACTATACAATTTGATAGATCAGGAACTACCAAAATTGGTAAATTTGTTATCAATCATAGTTTTATTTTACCAGGTCTAATTGGTGTTATTGTTTCTTGTATAGTAGGCTACTTTTTAGCTTTAAGTTTTGGCTATTTATAA
- a CDS encoding M20/M25/M40 family metallo-hydrolase: protein MQEIIQNFKQITKIPHCSFKTEELKDFLVDFAKNQNCQVNIDEAGNIHTYKGNPKICLQSHYDMVCMGEAPNIQIYEENGYLKAKNSSLGADNGIGVSLMMQALKEFENIECLFTNNEEVGLCGANNLSHTIISNKLLNLDHESDNEVVIGCAGGVDIFANLNLEIDEKEEDCYEVEANGFKGGHSGIDIVKNIKSSIKEVSYFISQNQGELCEFNAGERINSIPKHAKIIVFFKNPPKENNHFKVNYLGKIKRKYYKNSQIILNLINAFAQGVRTFNHKLNLVQTSINLSLAYEKDGKFHFELFARSNDLQELKNIEFETLTYFKMQNCEVLSANFYPPWANKDTNFGEEILSYFKKENPNAKLYTIHAGLECGVISEKQPLECCSIGPNIYSPHSTDEKCEISSIEKISKILFAILKNYQ from the coding sequence ATGCAAGAAATTATACAAAATTTTAAACAAATAACTAAAATACCACATTGTAGTTTTAAAACTGAAGAATTAAAAGATTTTCTTGTTGATTTTGCTAAAAATCAAAATTGTCAGGTAAATATCGATGAAGCTGGAAATATCCATACATACAAAGGCAATCCAAAAATTTGCTTACAAAGCCATTATGATATGGTTTGCATGGGAGAAGCTCCGAATATACAAATATATGAAGAAAATGGATATTTAAAAGCAAAAAATTCAAGCTTAGGTGCAGATAATGGTATAGGTGTTTCTTTAATGATGCAGGCATTAAAAGAATTTGAAAACATTGAATGCCTTTTTACAAATAATGAAGAAGTTGGACTTTGTGGAGCAAACAATCTTTCACACACTATAATTTCAAATAAGCTTTTAAATTTAGATCATGAAAGTGATAATGAAGTAGTTATAGGTTGTGCAGGTGGAGTAGATATTTTTGCTAATTTAAATTTAGAAATAGATGAAAAAGAAGAAGATTGTTATGAGGTAGAAGCCAACGGATTTAAGGGTGGTCACTCAGGGATTGATATAGTGAAAAATATCAAATCATCTATTAAAGAAGTAAGTTATTTCATCTCTCAAAATCAAGGTGAGCTTTGCGAATTTAATGCGGGTGAAAGAATCAACTCTATACCAAAACATGCCAAAATCATAGTTTTTTTTAAAAATCCTCCAAAAGAAAACAATCATTTTAAAGTAAATTATTTGGGTAAAATCAAAAGAAAATACTATAAAAATTCCCAAATCATTTTAAATCTTATTAATGCTTTTGCACAAGGAGTAAGAACTTTTAATCATAAACTAAATTTAGTCCAAACAAGTATAAATCTTTCACTAGCTTATGAAAAAGATGGTAAATTTCATTTTGAACTCTTTGCAAGATCCAATGATTTACAAGAGCTTAAAAACATAGAATTTGAAACATTAACTTATTTTAAAATGCAAAATTGTGAAGTCTTGAGTGCAAATTTTTATCCACCTTGGGCTAATAAAGACACAAATTTTGGAGAAGAAATTCTAAGTTATTTTAAAAAAGAAAACCCAAATGCAAAACTTTATACCATACACGCTGGTTTAGAATGTGGAGTTATAAGTGAAAAACAACCTCTAGAATGCTGCTCCATAGGACCAAATATATATAGTCCTCATTCCACTGATGAAAAATGTGAAATATCTTCTATCGAAAAAATCAGCAAAATTCTTTTTGCCATCTTAAAAAACTACCAATAA
- a CDS encoding thermonuclease family protein: MKNLNRKIKLIISFLNDPRKIIILLFLIVFTYVLNYDDNSYVEAKIINILDGDTIEAQFYEKKHKIRLFGIDAPENDQAYGKTSMQFLSTIILNKEVILNIKGEDKYGRILAILYLKDRDINQVMVKNGFAWAYEYYSDLYLKEQNQAKENKKGLWKDENPIEPHKWRKQIRLK, encoded by the coding sequence ATGAAAAATTTAAACAGAAAAATAAAATTAATAATAAGTTTTTTAAATGATCCTAGAAAAATTATAATCTTACTTTTTTTAATTGTTTTTACTTATGTTTTAAATTATGATGATAATTCTTATGTTGAGGCTAAAATAATTAATATATTAGATGGAGATACTATTGAAGCTCAATTTTATGAAAAAAAACATAAAATAAGACTTTTTGGAATTGATGCTCCAGAAAATGATCAAGCTTATGGAAAAACATCTATGCAATTTTTAAGCACTATTATATTAAACAAAGAAGTAATTTTGAATATTAAAGGCGAAGATAAATATGGTAGAATTTTAGCAATTTTATACTTAAAAGATAGAGATATCAATCAAGTGATGGTTAAAAATGGCTTTGCTTGGGCTTATGAATATTATAGTGATTTATATTTAAAAGAACAAAATCAAGCTAAAGAAAATAAAAAAGGATTATGGAAAGATGAAAATCCTATAGAGCCACATAAATGGCGTAAACAAATAAGATTAAAATAA
- the cmoB gene encoding tRNA 5-methoxyuridine(34)/uridine 5-oxyacetic acid(34) synthase CmoB, translating into MQNNALLKQILKHPLYEKIQKLSAKVQNSDYTINESFDIFCNKNLDSEIKNIALELKPWRKGPFKINDLFIDTEWQSFVKFNILKDHMSHIENKVVADIGCNNGYYMFKMLEFNPQKIIGFDPSIKYYLQFLFLNSIAKTPIHYELLGVADVPNYHIKFDVIFCLGVIYHRSDPITMLKQLKQSLNKNGIVFLDTMYIEDEREIALIPQKTYSKISNIFFIPSILGLRNWCYRAGFKNFEVIATKQTDKVEQRKTEWIDSYSLDQFLDQNDSNLTCEGYEAPKRIYVKLKV; encoded by the coding sequence ATGCAAAATAATGCTTTATTAAAGCAAATTTTAAAACACCCCTTATATGAAAAAATTCAAAAACTTAGTGCAAAAGTTCAAAACTCAGATTATACTATAAATGAAAGTTTTGATATTTTTTGCAATAAAAATTTAGATAGCGAAATTAAAAATATCGCCTTAGAATTAAAACCTTGGCGTAAAGGACCTTTTAAAATTAATGATTTATTTATAGATACAGAATGGCAAAGTTTTGTCAAATTCAATATTTTAAAAGATCACATGTCCCATATTGAAAACAAAGTAGTGGCAGATATTGGATGTAATAATGGTTATTATATGTTTAAAATGCTTGAATTTAATCCTCAAAAAATTATAGGTTTTGATCCATCTATTAAATATTATTTACAATTTTTATTTTTAAATTCTATAGCAAAAACCCCAATACACTATGAACTCTTAGGTGTAGCCGATGTGCCAAATTATCACATTAAATTTGATGTTATCTTTTGTCTTGGTGTAATTTATCATCGTAGCGATCCTATAACTATGCTAAAACAACTCAAACAATCTCTAAATAAAAATGGTATAGTCTTTTTAGATACTATGTATATAGAAGATGAAAGAGAAATAGCTCTCATTCCACAAAAAACTTACTCTAAAATATCAAATATTTTTTTTATTCCGTCGATATTAGGTTTAAGAAATTGGTGTTATAGAGCAGGTTTTAAAAATTTTGAAGTTATAGCAACTAAACAAACTGATAAAGTTGAACAACGAAAAACAGAGTGGATAGATTCATATTCTTTGGATCAATTCTTAGATCAAAACGACTCAAATTTAACTTGCGAAGGCTATGAAGCACCAAAAAGAATTTATGTTAAATTAAAGGTGTAA
- a CDS encoding flagellin: protein MKIGDIGTTQQNHYLNQAQKNQEKALENIAAMRAIDGTDGANLAIADSLRNQYSTIDQGVLNAYDAIGVLQIADSALNNISATADRLNELSIRSNNAALNDRQKSMLNAEANKLVTSINDAFSNATFNGKNVFQSMDFVVGTGVENINLNQPSTANLNLENQDGIRDFQDQIGSLRADIGAGINAIHSNINSSMQTSINVKDAESKLQNNDIAQNINDFNANYLKENAFLFANAHSNIILQTKLASLLQ, encoded by the coding sequence ATGAAAATAGGTGATATAGGAACAACTCAACAAAATCATTATTTAAATCAAGCTCAAAAAAATCAAGAAAAAGCTTTAGAAAATATAGCTGCTATGCGTGCTATAGATGGAACCGATGGGGCAAATTTAGCTATAGCTGATTCTTTAAGAAATCAATATAGCACTATAGATCAAGGTGTTTTAAATGCTTATGATGCAATAGGTGTTTTACAAATTGCTGATTCAGCTTTAAATAACATCTCAGCTACAGCAGATAGACTTAATGAACTATCGATACGTTCAAATAATGCTGCCTTAAATGATAGACAAAAAAGTATGCTAAATGCTGAAGCAAATAAACTTGTGACTTCTATCAATGATGCATTTTCCAATGCTACTTTTAATGGGAAAAATGTTTTTCAAAGTATGGATTTTGTCGTTGGTACTGGTGTTGAAAACATCAATTTAAATCAGCCAAGTACAGCAAATTTAAACCTTGAAAATCAAGATGGAATTCGTGATTTTCAAGATCAAATAGGCTCTTTACGTGCAGATATTGGTGCTGGAATTAATGCAATCCACTCTAATATTAATTCATCTATGCAAACTAGTATTAATGTTAAAGATGCTGAAAGTAAATTACAAAATAACGACATAGCACAAAACATTAATGACTTTAATGCTAACTATCTCAAAGAAAATGCATTTTTATTTGCAAATGCTCACTCAAATATAATATTACAAACTAAACTAGCAAGCCTACTTCAATAA
- a CDS encoding DUF4149 domain-containing membrane protein — MKSIYLFLLASLVGIEISIGVFLAPTIFYPAKFIGEGILSHFQSGLLMTHIFVQFGYVLLGVSTLSILMEIFSFKDKNLTFKINFSKFMLSSIILVLSLLFVFYFTAYVLEAQNLGEKATKTQEFIKIHDASEVVMKIIMLSQVILFFLNFKQKKMI; from the coding sequence ATGAAATCAATATATTTATTTTTGCTAGCAAGTTTAGTAGGGATTGAAATTAGCATAGGTGTATTTTTAGCTCCAACTATATTTTATCCTGCTAAATTTATAGGTGAAGGGATTTTAAGCCATTTTCAAAGTGGGCTTTTGATGACACATATTTTTGTGCAATTTGGTTATGTTTTACTAGGTGTGAGTACTTTGTCTATTTTAATGGAAATTTTTTCATTTAAAGATAAAAATTTAACTTTTAAAATAAATTTTTCAAAATTTATGCTTTCTTCAATTATTTTGGTATTAAGCTTGCTTTTTGTATTTTACTTCACTGCTTATGTTTTAGAAGCACAAAACTTAGGAGAAAAAGCGACTAAAACTCAAGAATTTATAAAAATTCATGATGCAAGTGAAGTTGTGATGAAAATTATTATGCTATCACAAGTTATTTTATTTTTTTTAAATTTTAAACAAAAAAAAATGATATAA
- a CDS encoding HemK/PrmC family methyltransferase translates to MSIKQALKQAYTKGPAQKEYILFILCELLQKDKAWIFLNPEFQIDEKIFFDYIDRFLNGEPFEYLFKKTQFYGLDFFIEKGVLIPRFDSEILLEKCLEILDHHSFKNILEIGFGSGILSICLAKLKQTFIQACDINPKALELAKKNADFHNVSNLIHFQLCDFKNMQGNFDFIFSNPPYIKNDYPIDKWVQNEPHNALFGGNNGWEILHEIILFAKNQKTKVLACEFGYDQKVILNKILEENGFKVTFYQDYNGFDRAFIAWNLKN, encoded by the coding sequence ATTTCAATCAAACAAGCTTTAAAGCAAGCTTATACAAAAGGTCCTGCTCAAAAAGAATATATACTTTTTATTCTTTGTGAGTTATTGCAAAAAGATAAGGCTTGGATTTTTTTAAATCCTGAATTTCAAATTGATGAAAAAATTTTTTTTGATTATATAGATAGATTTTTAAACGGTGAGCCTTTTGAATATTTATTTAAAAAAACACAATTTTATGGCTTAGATTTTTTTATTGAAAAAGGGGTTTTGATACCGCGTTTTGATAGTGAGATATTACTTGAAAAATGCTTAGAAATTTTAGATCATCATTCTTTTAAAAATATACTTGAAATTGGCTTTGGAAGTGGAATTTTAAGTATTTGTCTAGCAAAGCTAAAACAAACTTTTATACAAGCTTGTGATATTAATCCAAAGGCATTAGAACTTGCTAAAAAAAATGCAGATTTTCATAATGTTTCAAATTTAATCCATTTTCAACTTTGTGATTTTAAAAACATGCAAGGAAATTTTGACTTTATTTTTTCTAATCCTCCATATATTAAAAATGATTATCCTATAGATAAATGGGTACAAAATGAACCACACAATGCTTTATTTGGTGGAAATAATGGCTGGGAAATTTTACATGAAATTATTCTTTTTGCTAAAAATCAAAAAACAAAAGTCTTAGCATGTGAGTTTGGCTATGATCAAAAAGTGATTTTAAATAAAATTTTAGAAGAAAATGGCTTTAAGGTCACTTTTTATCAGGATTACAATGGTTTTGATAGAGCCTTTATTGCATGGAATTTAAAAAATTAA
- a CDS encoding M48 family metallopeptidase, translated as MTLITILCIYTAFLIFISYMQISFLKKEREKQAIILNEHDYKNAANIAIENEKYKIFSNLYNLIINISWISFGFLYLKEIFIKENSILENTLFLLVFLLIISILNLPLSYYESFVKDKKHGFSNMTLALFVKDSIKSLALMLIFGFLIIYALVFCFEFFSTYWWMVAFALSFIIILIINLIYPTLIAPMFNKMKKLEDENLLEKITNLMQKCGFSANGVYVIDASKRDKRLNAYFGGLFKSKRVVLFDTLLNALKEKELIAVLGHELGHFVHKDLLKMLFTSALMLFALFFIFAHLPSFFYTESHLDGVNAGVFALLLIFGNIFTFIISPLLNKMSQKNEFNADLHGAKLSSKEDMKNALIALAKENKAFVKTSKIYTFFHLSHPCIYDRIKALQ; from the coding sequence ATGACTTTAATAACTATTTTATGTATATACACAGCTTTTTTGATTTTCATATCTTATATGCAAATTTCTTTTTTAAAAAAAGAAAGAGAAAAACAAGCAATTATTTTAAATGAGCATGATTATAAAAATGCTGCAAATATCGCCATAGAAAATGAAAAATACAAAATCTTTTCTAATCTTTATAATCTGATAATTAACATTTCTTGGATTAGCTTTGGCTTTTTATATTTAAAAGAAATTTTTATAAAAGAAAATTCTATCTTGGAAAATACTTTATTTTTACTTGTATTTTTATTAATTATTAGTATTTTAAATTTACCACTTAGTTATTATGAAAGCTTTGTAAAAGATAAAAAACACGGCTTTTCAAATATGACTTTAGCACTTTTTGTTAAAGATAGTATCAAATCTTTAGCTCTAATGCTTATTTTTGGTTTTTTAATTATCTATGCTTTGGTTTTTTGCTTTGAATTTTTTAGCACATACTGGTGGATGGTAGCTTTTGCTCTAAGCTTTATAATCATACTTATTATAAACCTCATCTACCCTACCCTCATAGCACCAATGTTTAACAAAATGAAAAAACTTGAAGATGAAAATTTATTAGAAAAGATTACTAATTTAATGCAAAAATGTGGTTTTAGTGCAAATGGTGTTTATGTTATTGATGCAAGCAAAAGGGATAAAAGATTAAATGCTTATTTTGGCGGCTTATTTAAAAGCAAAAGAGTGGTGCTTTTTGACACGCTCTTAAATGCCTTAAAAGAAAAAGAACTCATTGCTGTTTTGGGTCATGAATTAGGACATTTTGTGCATAAAGATTTGCTAAAAATGTTATTTACTAGTGCTTTGATGCTTTTTGCTTTATTTTTTATTTTCGCACATTTACCAAGCTTTTTTTACACTGAAAGTCATTTAGATGGAGTGAATGCTGGAGTTTTTGCACTTTTATTGATTTTTGGAAATATTTTTACTTTTATTATTTCTCCACTGCTTAATAAAATGAGTCAAAAAAATGAATTTAATGCTGATTTACATGGAGCAAAACTAAGCTCTAAAGAAGATATGAAAAATGCCCTCATAGCCTTAGCAAAAGAAAATAAAGCCTTTGTTAAAACAAGTAAAATTTATACTTTCTTTCACCTAAGCCATCCTTGTATTTATGATAGAATCAAAGCTTTGCAATGA